From Marivirga harenae, one genomic window encodes:
- a CDS encoding penicillin acylase family protein — MNFIKFIFPFLISLALVVGLNNKWGQVPPLGKFLDPYNGFWANSENQDITFKENPVITGLNEEVSVYYDSILVPHVYANNDHDLYMAQGYVTAQNRLWQMEFQTHASGGRVSEIIGKDALDFDRYQRRNGLLYGAEKAVKLMAEDPIIGPILNAYTEGINQYIASLEYKDLPIEYKLLDYRPEPWTNLKSGLLLKYMANDLAGGDSDAENTQLLKMLGKERFDFLFPDSYKDFDPVIPKSRKWDFAAETVERPDSIEFPLVFPNNKAPQPDPQNGSNNWTVHGSKTSTGKPILANDPHLGLNLPSIWYVMHLNSPSVNVYGSTLPGALGVIIGFNDSVAWGVTNATRDVRDWYHITFKDNDKKEYYYNGKWLKTQKVIQEFEIRGDENYFDTIFYTHHGPIVYDENFRSENNKSNFALRWTAHDPSNEQLTFHLLNRAKNYDDYKNALTFYDCPAQNFAYADVHGDIALWINGKFPLRWEEQGKFIMDGSRADMDWAGFIPREHNAHMKNPKQAYLSSANQIPVDSTYPYYHYDRGYEHYRNRRLNRKLETLENITVEDMMRLQNDNFWLMASEILPNILGSLNRNNMNEEEKTAFDALSNWNYMADQEMTAPAYFEILWDNLYRNLWDEFYGLENAVRRPELPVTIQILKDSITDPYIDYQKTDKKESINDLFHMSFTSAVDSIENWKSTNDKELTWSNFKNTTVQHLARLAPFSTKNIQIGGNKHILNATSGRHGPSWRMLVSLEEPIKAYGVYPGGQSGNPGSYYYDNLIEKWSNGEYYELENKANASDLQNIIFTQTLTPKAK; from the coding sequence TAGGAAAGTTTCTCGATCCTTATAATGGGTTTTGGGCTAATTCCGAAAACCAAGATATTACATTTAAAGAGAACCCTGTTATCACAGGTTTAAATGAAGAAGTCAGTGTCTATTACGATTCCATTTTAGTTCCTCACGTTTATGCTAACAATGACCATGATTTGTACATGGCCCAAGGATACGTGACGGCACAAAATCGCTTATGGCAGATGGAATTTCAAACACATGCTTCAGGTGGAAGAGTTTCAGAAATTATTGGAAAAGATGCACTGGATTTCGACCGCTATCAAAGAAGAAACGGACTGCTTTATGGAGCTGAGAAAGCTGTAAAACTAATGGCTGAAGATCCGATCATTGGACCAATCTTAAATGCTTATACTGAAGGTATCAATCAGTACATTGCTTCTTTAGAATACAAAGACCTTCCCATTGAATATAAATTATTGGACTATCGGCCTGAACCATGGACCAATTTAAAGTCAGGACTACTACTTAAGTATATGGCAAATGACTTAGCCGGTGGTGATAGTGATGCAGAAAACACTCAATTATTAAAAATGCTAGGAAAAGAAAGATTCGATTTCTTATTCCCTGATAGCTACAAAGATTTCGACCCTGTAATTCCTAAAAGCAGGAAATGGGATTTTGCAGCAGAAACTGTTGAAAGACCTGATTCTATTGAATTCCCTCTGGTTTTTCCCAACAATAAAGCTCCACAACCTGATCCGCAAAACGGAAGTAACAATTGGACTGTTCATGGAAGTAAAACATCTACTGGAAAACCAATCCTTGCTAACGACCCCCATCTTGGGCTTAATCTCCCCTCAATATGGTATGTGATGCATTTGAATTCTCCTTCCGTTAATGTTTATGGATCCACTTTGCCGGGAGCTTTGGGAGTCATAATTGGCTTCAATGATAGTGTTGCTTGGGGCGTTACTAATGCTACCAGAGATGTAAGAGACTGGTATCACATTACTTTCAAAGATAATGATAAGAAAGAATATTATTACAATGGTAAATGGTTAAAAACCCAAAAAGTAATCCAAGAATTCGAAATTCGTGGCGATGAAAACTACTTTGACACCATTTTTTATACTCATCATGGCCCTATTGTTTATGATGAAAACTTCAGATCTGAAAATAATAAGTCAAATTTTGCATTGAGATGGACAGCTCACGACCCATCAAACGAACAATTGACATTTCATCTTCTCAACAGAGCTAAAAATTATGATGACTATAAGAATGCTTTGACTTTTTACGATTGCCCTGCACAAAACTTTGCTTATGCAGATGTTCATGGTGATATAGCTTTATGGATCAACGGAAAATTCCCTTTGAGATGGGAAGAGCAGGGTAAATTTATAATGGATGGCTCTAGAGCAGACATGGATTGGGCTGGTTTTATCCCAAGAGAACACAATGCTCACATGAAAAATCCTAAACAGGCTTATTTAAGTTCTGCCAATCAAATCCCTGTTGATAGCACGTACCCGTACTATCATTATGATAGAGGGTATGAGCATTATCGCAATAGAAGATTAAACCGAAAACTAGAAACACTTGAAAATATCACGGTAGAAGACATGATGCGTTTGCAAAATGACAATTTTTGGCTCATGGCATCTGAAATTTTACCTAACATCTTGGGTAGTCTAAACCGAAATAATATGAATGAGGAGGAAAAAACCGCATTTGATGCACTATCCAATTGGAATTATATGGCGGATCAAGAAATGACAGCCCCAGCCTACTTTGAAATTTTATGGGATAACTTGTATCGTAATTTATGGGATGAATTTTATGGACTAGAGAATGCTGTTAGAAGACCGGAATTACCTGTTACTATTCAGATTTTAAAAGATAGTATTACTGATCCTTATATAGATTATCAAAAAACTGATAAAAAGGAAAGTATCAATGACCTCTTTCACATGAGCTTTACTTCAGCTGTTGATTCCATTGAAAATTGGAAATCAACCAACGATAAAGAACTGACTTGGAGCAATTTCAAAAATACTACGGTCCAACATCTTGCTCGCTTAGCTCCTTTTAGCACCAAGAATATTCAAATCGGAGGAAACAAGCATATTTTAAATGCCACTTCCGGGAGACATGGTCCTTCTTGGAGAATGTTAGTGTCATTGGAAGAACCAATTAAAGCATATGGTGTATATCCGGGAGGCCAATCTGGGAATCCTGGTAGTTACTACTATGATAATTTAATTGAAAAGTGGAGCAACGGTGAATATTACGAATTGGAAAATAAAGCTAATGCTTCCGACCTGCAAAATATTATTTTCACTCAAACATTAACCCCTAAAGCAAAATGA
- a CDS encoding DUF4920 domain-containing protein, which produces MKNIFVSILVVAVGFTACSQKDSSEKTSEAEEKQAVEMEKTDAFLGESFSIENEIQLASLVREMDSNDSVMAVVEAKVTEVCQAKGCWMKVDLPNGESMRVTFKDYGFFMPKDLAGKSVKMVGTAKKEETDVETLKHFAEDGGKSEEEIAEITEPRMDYKFVASGVKLMD; this is translated from the coding sequence ATGAAAAATATATTTGTATCAATTCTAGTGGTTGCTGTAGGATTTACAGCATGTAGTCAAAAAGATAGCTCTGAAAAGACTTCTGAAGCGGAAGAAAAACAGGCGGTTGAAATGGAAAAAACCGATGCCTTTTTGGGTGAATCTTTTAGTATTGAAAATGAAATTCAACTAGCTAGTTTAGTGAGAGAGATGGATTCAAATGATTCTGTTATGGCAGTTGTTGAGGCTAAAGTAACGGAGGTTTGCCAAGCAAAGGGATGTTGGATGAAAGTTGATTTGCCAAACGGAGAATCAATGAGAGTAACATTCAAGGATTACGGCTTTTTTATGCCGAAGGACCTAGCTGGGAAATCAGTAAAGATGGTAGGGACTGCTAAGAAAGAAGAAACTGATGTGGAAACCTTAAAGCATTTTGCTGAAGATGGTGGAAAATCTGAAGAAGAGATTGCTGAAATTACTGAACCAAGAATGGATTATAAATTTGTGGCTTCTGGAGTTAAGTTAATGGATTAA